The Balearica regulorum gibbericeps isolate bBalReg1 chromosome 5, bBalReg1.pri, whole genome shotgun sequence genome window below encodes:
- the SIX6 gene encoding homeobox protein SIX6, with amino-acid sequence MFQLPILNFSPQQVAGVCETLEESGDIERLGRFLWSLPVAPAACEALNKNESVLRARAIVAFHTGNYRELYHILENHKFTKESHAKLQALWLEAHYQEAEKLRGRPLGPVDKYRVRKKFPLPRTIWDGEQKTHCFKERTRHLLREWYLQDPYPNPSKKRELAQATGLTPTQVGNWFKNRRQRDRAAAAKNRLQQQVLTQGSVRSLQAEEESGGEAVGAASSPAASLSSKAATSAISITSSDSECDI; translated from the exons ATGTTCCAGCTGCCCATCCTCAATTTCAGCCCGCAGCAGGTGGCCGGGGTATGCGAGACCCTGGAGGAGAGCGGGGACATCGAGCGCCTGGGGCGCTTCCTCTGGTCCCTGCCCGTGGCCCCCGCGGCCTGCGAGGCCCTCAACAAGAACGAGTCGGTGCTGAGAGCCCGGGCCATCGTGGCCTTCCACACGGGGAACTACCGGGAGCTCTACCACATCCTGGAGAACCATAAGTTCACCAAGGAGTCCCACGCCAAACTGCAAGCCCTCTGGCTGGAAGCGCATTACCAGGAGGCAGAGAAGCTGCGGGGCCGACCGCTGGGGCCGGTGGACAAGTACCGGGTGAGGAAGAAGTTCCCGCTGCCCCGCACCATCTGGGACGGCGAGCAGAAGACACATTGCTTCAAGGAGCGGACGAGGCATTTGCTGCGGGAGTGGTACCTTCAGGACCCTTACCCCAACCCCAGCAAAAAGCGGGAACTGGCTCAGGCCACGGGACTTACCCCCACGCAAGTGGGCAACTGGTTCAAAAACCGCAGGCAAAGGGACAGGGCAGCAGCCGCTAAGAACAG GCTACAGCAGCAGGTCCTAACGCAGGGCTCGGTGCGCTCGCTGCAAGCGGAGGAGGAGAGCGGCGGGGAGGCGGTGGGGGCCGCCTCCAGCCCCGCAGCCAGCCTCTCCAGCAAAGCGGCCACCTCCGCCATCTCCATCACATCCAGCGACAGTGAATGTGACATCTGA